A stretch of Pangasianodon hypophthalmus isolate fPanHyp1 chromosome 9, fPanHyp1.pri, whole genome shotgun sequence DNA encodes these proteins:
- the dctn4 gene encoding dynactin subunit 4 isoform X2, protein MASLLQPDRVVYLVRGEKKIRAPLSQLYFCRYCSELRSLECVSHEVDSHYCPSCLESMPSAEAKLKKNRCANCFDCPCCMHTLSTRATNIPAPLPDDPSKTTMKKAYYLACGFCRWTSRDVGMADKSVASGGWQEPENPHTQRINKLIEYYQQLAQREKLERDRKKLARRRPFMPQAFSEKYGLGTRLQRQRSGAPISALYGLSLKEGEEQKEVSIEPAQALDEVEPLPEDYYTRPVNLTEVTTLRQRLLQPDFQPAGASQLHPKHKHLLMKRSLRCRKCEHNLSKPEFNPTSIKFKIQLVAVSYIPEVRIMSIPNLRHTKESQVLLTLTNPVESITHVSLFTCEEGDPDDINSTAKVLVPAKELVLAGKDAAAEYDELAEPQDFQDDPDVVAFRKSNKIGFFIKVIPQREDGDVTVSFKMRHDFRNLAAPIRPSEEGEPAVELIWLTHHVELSLGPLAA, encoded by the exons ATGGCGTCTCTGCTGCAGCCCGACAGAGTGGTTTATCTGGTGCGCGGAGAGAAGAAGATCCGCGCTCCGCTCTCTCAGCTCTATTTCTGCCGATACTGCAGCGAGCTGCGCTCTCTCGAGTGCGTGTCACATGAA gtTGACTCTCATTACTGTCCCAGTTGTCTGGAGAGCATGCCATCAGCCGAGGCGAAGCTCAAGAAGAACCG ATGTGCAAACTGTTTCGACTGCCCGTGCTGCATGCACACTCTCTCCACACGGGCCACTAACATCCCTGCGCCGCTGCCCGACGATCCGTCCAAGACCACCATGAAGAAGGCTTATTACCTCGCCTGTGGCTTCTGCCGCTGGACCTCGCGCGACGTCGGCATGGCGGACAAGTCTGTGG ccaGTGGAGGATGGCAGGAACCGGAGAATCCTCACACTCAGAGG ATTAATAAACTGATCGAGTATTATCAACAACTGGCCCAGAGAGAGAagctggagagagacaggaagaagcTGGCCCGAAGACGTCCGTTCATGCCTCAGGCCTTctcg GAGAAGTACGGCCTGGGTACCCGGCTTCAGAGGCAGAGATCTGGAGCTCCCATCAGCGCCCTCTACGGCCTCTC TCTGAAGGAAGGCGAGGAGCAGAAGGAGGTCAGTATTGAACCTGCTCAGGCACTGGATGAGGTGGAGCCTCTGCCTGAAGACTATTACACACGGCCTGTTAATCTGACTGAAG TGACGACGCTTCGCCAGAGGTTGCTTCAGCCCGACTTCCAGCCTGCAGGAGCGTCTCAGCTCCACCCCAAACACAAGCACCTGCTGATGAAACGCTCGCTGCGCTGCAGG aaatgtGAGCACAACCTGAGCAAACCCGAGTTCAACCCGACCTCCATCAAGTTTAAGATCCAGCTGGTGGCCGT gagctACATCCCTGAAGTGAGGATCATGTCCATTCCAAACCTGCGTCACACGAAG GAGTCTCAGGTGCTGCTGACCCTGACTAACCCAGTGGAGAGCATCACTCACGTCAGCCTGTTCACCTGTGAGGAAGGAGATCCTGACGACATCAACAGCACAGctaag gtgttagTGCCGGCGAAGGAGCTGGTTCTGGCAGGGAAAGATGCAGCGGCGGAGTATGACGAGCTGGCCGAGCCGCAGGACTTCCAGGACGACCCGGA TGTGGTGGCCTTCAGGAAGTCCAACAAGATCGGTTTCTTCATCAAAGTGATCCCTCAGCGCGAGGACGGCGACGTTACCGTATCCTTCAAGATGCGCCACGACTTCCGCAACCTGGCGGCTCCCATCAGGCCGAGCGAGGAAGGAGAACCCGCCGTAGAGCTCATCTGGCTCACACACCACGTAGAGCTCAGCCTGGGGCCACTCGctgcctga
- the dctn4 gene encoding dynactin subunit 4 isoform X1 produces the protein MASLLQPDRVVYLVRGEKKIRAPLSQLYFCRYCSELRSLECVSHEVDSHYCPSCLESMPSAEAKLKKNRCANCFDCPCCMHTLSTRATNIPAPLPDDPSKTTMKKAYYLACGFCRWTSRDVGMADKSVASGGWQEPENPHTQRINKLIEYYQQLAQREKLERDRKKLARRRPFMPQAFSQHTIHVVEKYGLGTRLQRQRSGAPISALYGLSLKEGEEQKEVSIEPAQALDEVEPLPEDYYTRPVNLTEVTTLRQRLLQPDFQPAGASQLHPKHKHLLMKRSLRCRKCEHNLSKPEFNPTSIKFKIQLVAVSYIPEVRIMSIPNLRHTKESQVLLTLTNPVESITHVSLFTCEEGDPDDINSTAKVLVPAKELVLAGKDAAAEYDELAEPQDFQDDPDVVAFRKSNKIGFFIKVIPQREDGDVTVSFKMRHDFRNLAAPIRPSEEGEPAVELIWLTHHVELSLGPLAA, from the exons ATGGCGTCTCTGCTGCAGCCCGACAGAGTGGTTTATCTGGTGCGCGGAGAGAAGAAGATCCGCGCTCCGCTCTCTCAGCTCTATTTCTGCCGATACTGCAGCGAGCTGCGCTCTCTCGAGTGCGTGTCACATGAA gtTGACTCTCATTACTGTCCCAGTTGTCTGGAGAGCATGCCATCAGCCGAGGCGAAGCTCAAGAAGAACCG ATGTGCAAACTGTTTCGACTGCCCGTGCTGCATGCACACTCTCTCCACACGGGCCACTAACATCCCTGCGCCGCTGCCCGACGATCCGTCCAAGACCACCATGAAGAAGGCTTATTACCTCGCCTGTGGCTTCTGCCGCTGGACCTCGCGCGACGTCGGCATGGCGGACAAGTCTGTGG ccaGTGGAGGATGGCAGGAACCGGAGAATCCTCACACTCAGAGG ATTAATAAACTGATCGAGTATTATCAACAACTGGCCCAGAGAGAGAagctggagagagacaggaagaagcTGGCCCGAAGACGTCCGTTCATGCCTCAGGCCTTctcg CAACACACTATTCACGTGGTG GAGAAGTACGGCCTGGGTACCCGGCTTCAGAGGCAGAGATCTGGAGCTCCCATCAGCGCCCTCTACGGCCTCTC TCTGAAGGAAGGCGAGGAGCAGAAGGAGGTCAGTATTGAACCTGCTCAGGCACTGGATGAGGTGGAGCCTCTGCCTGAAGACTATTACACACGGCCTGTTAATCTGACTGAAG TGACGACGCTTCGCCAGAGGTTGCTTCAGCCCGACTTCCAGCCTGCAGGAGCGTCTCAGCTCCACCCCAAACACAAGCACCTGCTGATGAAACGCTCGCTGCGCTGCAGG aaatgtGAGCACAACCTGAGCAAACCCGAGTTCAACCCGACCTCCATCAAGTTTAAGATCCAGCTGGTGGCCGT gagctACATCCCTGAAGTGAGGATCATGTCCATTCCAAACCTGCGTCACACGAAG GAGTCTCAGGTGCTGCTGACCCTGACTAACCCAGTGGAGAGCATCACTCACGTCAGCCTGTTCACCTGTGAGGAAGGAGATCCTGACGACATCAACAGCACAGctaag gtgttagTGCCGGCGAAGGAGCTGGTTCTGGCAGGGAAAGATGCAGCGGCGGAGTATGACGAGCTGGCCGAGCCGCAGGACTTCCAGGACGACCCGGA TGTGGTGGCCTTCAGGAAGTCCAACAAGATCGGTTTCTTCATCAAAGTGATCCCTCAGCGCGAGGACGGCGACGTTACCGTATCCTTCAAGATGCGCCACGACTTCCGCAACCTGGCGGCTCCCATCAGGCCGAGCGAGGAAGGAGAACCCGCCGTAGAGCTCATCTGGCTCACACACCACGTAGAGCTCAGCCTGGGGCCACTCGctgcctga